AGGCCAGGAGCGTCTCCGCGAGCCGGCGCGCATGGGTCGGGCCGCAGTGGCCCAGCGGTGCCAGACAGCGCAGGGCGAGGTCGTCGATCAGCTCCTCGGGCTGGAGAAGCACCAGCGCCTGCGTGTGCTCGGTGCAGTGCAGGACCTCGCCGCCGGGTAACAGCCCCCGCTCCATCAGCCGCACCGCCGCCTCCGCCCAGCGCAGCGACTTCGCCGCGTCGGCCAGCGGCACCGGCGGCCCGATCGCACCGGACCATCCGCTCAGCGCCCGGTGCAGCAGCTCGGGCCGGCCCGCCGCGTCCGGCTCCGGCACGACCATGTGCGGCTGCTCGTACTCCATGTCGAGGAGCACGCCCTGTCCGACCGCCGGAGCCACGGCCTCCCGCGCCGGGCGCAGCAGCACGCCCACGGCGACCTTCTCCGGCAGCGGCCAGCCCACCCGCGCCGCCCGCTCGGCGAGCGCGTCCGAGGGGTCGCCCCGGTGGTGCTCGGCCAGCAGCAGCTCCATCAGCCGCCGTTGCAGCCTCAGCCGCTCGCCCGCCTGCCGGGCCGCCGCCTCGGCGTAGCCACGCACGGACTGGTCGACCAGGCCGTCCAGGTACTCGTATCCGGCGTCGACGAGCTCGTACATCGCGGGCGGCGGGATGTCGACCCGCTGTCCGATCTCCGCGAAGCGCCGCCAGGCGAGCCGGACGCCGAGCCGGTAGATCGCCTGGAGCGAGTCGAGGCTGCGGCCCTCCAGGCCCTCGCCGCGCCCGAACTCCTGGAACACCTCGGGGTGCACGCGCGGGCGGCCCTCGGTGGACTCCAGGTGCTGCACGAAGACCTCGATGGCGCGGCGGATGCCGACCAGTGCCATGGGTTCGCCGGAGTCGTCGAGCACGACCGGCAGATGCGGGTACTCGTGGCGGATCTCGCGCAGGATCTCCTCGGCGAGCGCAGGCGCCTCGGCCATCGCCAGCGTCGCGAACTGCCGTACCTGGAGGCGGGGCACGTCGTGCCAGGCGGAGCGGACCGTGACGGTTCCCGGACGGGCGGGCACGGGTCAGCGCTCCTGGCCGGTGTTCTCGTACGTGATCAGTGGCGTGTTCGGCTGGTCGGGGGTCGCGTCGAGGAGCGCGACGATGCCGAGCGCGGCCCCCAGGGCGAGCACGGCGGCGGCCGCCACGGTGAGTACGGCGGCGAGGAGTCTGGACATCGCAGGGTCAGCCTCTCTGTCGAGGTCGTGCCCACCTGGTGCACCGCGCGACCGTGGTCGAGCGTCCCGCGTCCCCTGCCCTGCCGGTCCGGTCGAGTCCGGTCGGATGCGTCCCGCCGGGTCCGGTCCGCTCGGCAAGTGCCCAGTGTCGGCAAGAGATTGACACTCCGTCAAGAGCCGCCTACGGTTCCCGGCCCAGACCGCACGTGCACTTTCCCCCTTGGTGTCGACCCACCCGCACCACCTCGTGAGTCGAGCCCTTCCACGCCCCTGGAGTGCCCGGATGCGCCGTAGAGTCTCACCGTTCTCCCTGGTCCTGCTGGGTCTCGGCACCTTCCTGCTGGTCCTGGCCCCACTGCTCGCGTGGTACGTGGCGCCACGGGCCGCCGTCAATCCGATCGACATCGACACGACCGCCGTCTACACCGGCACGGGCAGCGTCTTCGACACCGACAAGGTCGACACCGTGCCCGGTCAGAAGATCACCGTGACCCAGCGGGTGCGCGGGAACGTCGCCGACAGCGAGCGCAGCGGAAACGCGGTGTGGGACGTGACCACCACGGTCGA
The Streptomyces sp. CGMCC 4.7035 DNA segment above includes these coding regions:
- a CDS encoding PucR family transcriptional regulator, which translates into the protein MPARPGTVTVRSAWHDVPRLQVRQFATLAMAEAPALAEEILREIRHEYPHLPVVLDDSGEPMALVGIRRAIEVFVQHLESTEGRPRVHPEVFQEFGRGEGLEGRSLDSLQAIYRLGVRLAWRRFAEIGQRVDIPPPAMYELVDAGYEYLDGLVDQSVRGYAEAAARQAGERLRLQRRLMELLLAEHHRGDPSDALAERAARVGWPLPEKVAVGVLLRPAREAVAPAVGQGVLLDMEYEQPHMVVPEPDAAGRPELLHRALSGWSGAIGPPVPLADAAKSLRWAEAAVRLMERGLLPGGEVLHCTEHTQALVLLQPEELIDDLALRCLAPLGHCGPTHARRLAETLLAWLETRGGAPEVAARLGVHPQTVRYRLRQIRELWGDEIDDPDRRFELELVLRAQRLRGELGAARR